A single Bacillus sp. HMF5848 DNA region contains:
- a CDS encoding VLRF1 family aeRF1-type release factor, translated as MDTLKRLDKLSNITFEKPNKVLSLYVNTDRSHPDNQAGEWKIALKNGFNRLEEYLQASNTEELENIKLIREQVESYFINISRSLPRSVVIFTNKDQKLWEVFELQVPVRTNFYWETEPVLDELRSVYEQHPYTAVVLMQQNQIKILTSVFASLLQTESYEYELDNEDWKKHEGPSHVSASMGSGAVKSATQVDHFDNRVKVNQQRWLKSLGSMIDKKAADEKWNKIILVGDSESIDYLEGNMNKTIDEKIQKNLLNENEHTVLEKIVV; from the coding sequence ATGGATACTCTAAAAAGATTAGATAAACTTTCAAACATAACTTTTGAAAAACCAAATAAAGTGTTGTCACTCTATGTAAACACTGACCGAAGTCACCCAGATAATCAAGCTGGAGAATGGAAGATTGCGTTGAAAAATGGTTTCAACAGATTAGAAGAATATTTACAGGCGAGTAATACTGAGGAACTTGAGAATATCAAATTGATTCGAGAACAGGTAGAGTCTTATTTCATAAATATTTCAAGAAGCTTACCTAGAAGTGTTGTGATATTTACAAATAAAGATCAAAAATTGTGGGAAGTTTTCGAACTACAAGTACCTGTTCGCACAAACTTTTACTGGGAAACAGAGCCTGTACTTGATGAACTAAGGTCAGTTTATGAGCAACATCCATATACAGCCGTAGTTCTCATGCAACAAAATCAAATAAAAATCTTAACATCTGTATTTGCATCGTTACTTCAAACCGAATCTTATGAGTATGAGCTTGATAATGAAGATTGGAAAAAGCATGAGGGACCCTCCCATGTAAGTGCGAGTATGGGGAGTGGGGCAGTCAAAAGTGCTACTCAAGTTGATCATTTTGACAATCGAGTAAAAGTAAATCAGCAACGTTGGTTAAAAAGTCTTGGTAGTATGATAGATAAAAAGGCAGCAGACGAAAAGTGGAACAAAATTATTTTAGTAGGAGATAGCGAATCAATAGATTACCTTGAGGGAAATA